A stretch of the Lolium perenne isolate Kyuss_39 chromosome 3, Kyuss_2.0, whole genome shotgun sequence genome encodes the following:
- the LOC127344074 gene encoding disease resistance protein RPS2-like yields MEFVASIMDTVFRPLKDYFARTFGYVMSCGDFIDALGHEMDELKSKRDDVKRMVDTAERQGMEATSQVKWWLECVAKLEDAAARVDAEYQARLQLPPDQAAGLKATYLLSQKADEMRTEATGLKEKGAFHKVADELVQVRFEEMPSVPVVGMDALLQELHACVRGGDVGVVGIYGMAGVGKTALLNKFNNEFLISSQDINVVIYIEVGKEFNLDDIQKIIGDRLGVSWENRTPKERAGVLYRVLTKMNFVLLLDDLWEPLNFRMLGIPVPKPNSKSKIIVATRIEDVCDRMDVRRKLKIECLPWEPAWELFREKVGEHLMRASTEIRHHAQELAMKCGGLPLALITVGRAMASKHTAKEWKHAITVLKIAPWQLLGMEVDVLMPLKNSYDNLPTDKLRLCLLYCALFPEDFSISKDWIIGYCIGEGFIDDLYTEMDEIYNKGHDLLGDLKIASLLDRGKDEEHISMHPMVRAMALWIASEFGTKETKWLVRAGVGLKEAPGVEKWSDAERIGFMRNNILELYERPNCPLLKTLMLQGNPALDKICDGFFQFMPSLRVLDLSHTSISELPSGISALVELQYLDLYNTNIKSLPRELGSLVTLRFLLLSNMPALEMIPGGVIDSLKMLQVLYMDLSYGDWKVGESGNGVDFQELESLRRLKAIDITIQSVDALEKLSRSIRLAGSTRNLLIRTCASLKKIELPSSSLWKNMTNLKRVWIASCSNLEELVIDGSKETDPSLVLPNDFLQRRGELVDEDQPILPNLQGVILQSLLKVKIIYKGGCVQNLSSLFIWYCHGLEELITLVDEEQETATNEFEQAPGICKVITPFPNLKELYLHGLAKFRTLSSGTCMLRFPSLESLKIVECPSLKKLKLTAGELNEVQCTRVWWDELEWDDEEVKASYEPLFRPIH; encoded by the coding sequence ATGGAGTTCGTGGCGTCCATCATGGACACGGTGTTCCGGCCGCTCAAGGACTACTTTGCTCGGACCTTCGGGTACGTCATGTCCTGCGGCGACTTCATCGACGCGCTGGGCCACGAGATGGACGAGCTCAAGAGCAAGCGAGACGACGTCAAGCGCATGGTGGACACCGCCGAGCGCCAGGGGATGGAGGCCACCAGCCAGGTCAAGTGGTGGCTCGAGTGCGTCGCCAAGCTCGAGGACGCCGCCGCTCGGGTCGACGCCGAGTACCAGGCGCGCCTGCAGCTCCCGCCCGACCAGGCGGCCGGCCTCAAGGCCACCTACCTCCTTAGCCAGAAGGCCGACGAGATGCGCACCGAGGCCACTGGCCTCAAGGAGAAGGGCGCCTTCCACAAGGTCGCCGACGAGCTCGTGCAGGTACGCTTCGAGGAGATGCCCAGCGTGCCCGTCGTCGGCATGGACGCGCTGCTCCAGGAGCTCCACGCGTGCGTCCGGGGCGGCGATGTGGGCGTTGTCGGCATCTACGGCATGGCCGGGGTCGGCAAGACGGCTCTGCTCAACAAGTTCAACAACGAGTTCCTCATCAGCTCGCAGGACATCAATGTGGTCATTTACATTGAAGTCGGCAAGGAGTTCAATCTGGACGACATCCAGAAGATCATCGGCGACAGGCTCGGCGTCAGTTGGGAGAACAGGACGCCCAAGGAGCGCGCTGGAGTGCTCTACAGGGTGCTCACCAAGATGAATTTTGTGCTGCTGCTCGACGACCTCTGGGAGCCACTCAACTTCCGGATGCTCGGCATTCCGGTTCCCAAGCCAAACTCCAAGAGCAAGATCATTGTGGCGACGAGGATCGAGGATGTGTGCGACCGAATGGATGTCCGTCGCAAGCTCAAGATAGAGTGCCTGCCATGGGAGCCCGCGTGGGAGCTCTTTCGAGAGAAAGTTGGGGAACACCTCATGCGTGCCAGCACAGAGATTCGGCACCATGCCCAGGAACTGGCCATGAAGTGTGGTGGACTTCCACTGGCTCTCATCACCGTCGGCCGGGCGATGGCCAGCAAGCACACTGCAAAGGAGTGGAAGCACGCCATCACTGTTCTAAAGATTGCCCCATGGCAACTTCTTGGCATGGAGGTGGACGTTCTTATGCCTCTCAAGAACAGCTATGATAACTTGCCCACTGACAAGCTGAGGCTCTGCCTGCTGTATTGCGCCCTGTTTCCAGAGGACTTCTCCATTTCCAAGGATTGGATCATAGGCTACTGCATTGGTGAAGGTTTCATAGATGACCTATACACAGAGATGGATGAGATATACAACAAAGGGCATGACCTTCTCGGCGACCTCAAGATTGCATCTTTGTTGGACAGAGGTAAAGACGAGGAACACATCAGTATGCATCCCATGGTCCGTGCGATGGCTCTGTGGATAGCATCGGAGTTCGGCACTAAAGAGACCAAATGGCTTGTCCGTGCCGGAGTTGGACTCAAGGAGGCGCCGGGTGTAGAGAAGTGGAGCGATGCTGAGCGGATTGGCTTCATGCGGAACAACATCCTTGAGCTGTATGAGAGACCTAATTGCCCTTTGTTGAAGACCCTGATGCTACAAGGTAACCCGGCACTGGATAAGATATGCGACGGCTTCTTCCAATTCATGCCATCTCTCAGGGTGTTAGATCTCTCACATACCTCTATCAGTGAATTACCTTCAGGGATCAGTGCATTAGTTGAGTTGCAGTACCTTGATTTGTATAACACAAACATCAAATCATTGCCAAGGGAGCTAGGTTCTCTGGTCACTCTGCGGTTCCTGCTTCTCTCCAATATGCCCGCCCTTGAAATGATCCCAGGTGGTGTTATAGATAGCCTCAAAATGCTGCAAGTTCTGTACATGGATCTCAGTTATGGAGACTGGAAAGTCGGTGAAAGTGGAAACGGTGTTGATTTTCAGGAGCTAGAGAGCCTGCGCAGGCTCAAGGCAATCGATATCACAATACAGTCGGTTGATGCCCTGGAGAAGCTGTCACGTTCGATTCGCCTCGCTGGTTCAACAAGAAATCTGCTGATAAGGACATGTGCTAGCCTGAAAAAGATAGAGCTTCCTTCAAGCAGCCTATGGAAGAACATGACAAACCTGAAGAGAGTGTGGATCGCAAGCTGCAGCAATCTAGAGGAGCTGGTCATTGACGGTAGCAAAGAGACTGATCCCAGCCTCGTGCTCCCCAATGATTTCTTGCAAAGGCGGGGCGAACTTGTCGATGAAGATCAGCCGATCCTTCCAAACCTGCAGGGTGTCATCCTTCAGAGCCTTCTTAAGGTAAAGATCATCTACAAAGGTGGGTGCGTCCAGAATCTGTCGTCACTGTTCATCTGGTATTGCCATGGACTTGAGGAGCTGATTACACTCGTCGACGAAGAACAAGAAACGGCGACGAACGAATTTGAACAAGCTCCAGGGATTTGTAAAGTGATCACACCCTTCCCTAACCTTAAGGAATTGTATCTCCATGGCCTGGCAAAGTTCAGGACGCTGAGCAGTGGCACATGTATGCTGCGCTTCCCCTCACTGGAGAGCCTGAAGATCGTTGAGTGTCCAagtctgaagaagctgaagctcACTGCTGGAGAGCTGAATGAAGTACAATGCACAAGAGTGTGGTGGGATGAGCTGGAGTGGGACGATGAGGAAGTCAAAGCATCTTACGAGCCACTGTTCCGTCCTATTCACTGA
- the LOC127339946 gene encoding pectinesterase 2.2-like — FNFAHARCLPWYAAVAGDGIILQDLRIENTAGPEKHQAVALRVSADRAVVSRCRVDGHQDTLYAHQLRQFYRECAVSGTVDFVFGNATAVLQRCVLAARRPARGQKNAVTAQGRTDPNQSTGTSLQRCRVVPAADLAPVAEAFPTFLGRPWKAYSRTVYLQSYLGGHVHPRGWLEWDGDFALGTLFYGEYQNEGPVAGTAGRVRWPGCRVITDRSVAAQFTVGQFIQGAYWLNGTGVAYDEGL, encoded by the coding sequence TTTAATTTTGCACATGCACGGTGTCTTCCATGGTATGCAGCGGTGGCCGGCGACGGGATCATCCTACAGGACCTGAGGATCGAGAACACGGCGGGGCCAGAGAAGCACCAGGCGGTGGCGCTGCGCGTGAGCGCCGACCGCGCCGTGGTCAGCCGCTGCCGCGTGGACGGGCACCAGGACACCCTCTACGCGCACCAGCTCCGGCAGTTCTACCGCGAGTGCGCCGTCTCCGGCACGGTGGACTTCGTCTTCGGCAACGCGACGGCGGTGCTCCAGCGCTGCGTGCTCGCCGCGCGCCGGCCCGCGCGGGGCCAGAAGAACGCGGTCACCGCGCAGGGGCGGACGGACCCGAACCAGAGCACGGGCACGTCGCTGCAGCGGTGCCGCGTCGTGCCGGCGGCCGACCTGGCGCCGGTGGCGGAGGCGTTCCCGACGTTCCTGGGCCGGCCGTGGAAGGCGTACTCGCGGACGGTGTACCTGCAGTCGTACCTGGGCGGGCATGTCCACCCGAGGGGCTGGCTGGAGTGGGACGGCGACTTCGCGCTCGGCACGCTGTTCTACGGGGAGTACCAGAACGAGGGGCCGGTTGCCGGCACGGCTGGACGGGTCCGGTGGCCGGGGTGCCGCGTCATCACGGACCGGAGCGTGGCGGCGCAGTTCACCGTCGGGCAGTTCATCCAGGGCGCCTACTGGCTCAACGGCACCGGCGTGGCCTACGACGAGGGGCTCTGA
- the LOC127344073 gene encoding nuclear transport factor 2B yields MDGQGKEGGGAGSEYEVVARAFVDYYYQTFDTNRATLAALYGNTSMLSFEGHLVAGAEGIGLKLAQLPFEQCRHSICTIDCQPTPSFPGGILVFVSGNLQLGGEEHQLRFSQMFQLVPNQQGSFFVQNDIFRLNYG; encoded by the exons ATGGACGGGCAGGGGAAGGAGGGAGGTGGAGCGGGGAGCGAGTACGAGGTGGTGGCTAGGGCCTTCGTGGACTACTACTACCAGACGTTCGACACCAACCGCGCCACGCTCGCCGCGCTCTACGGCAACACCTCCATGCTCTCCTTCGAGggccacctcgtcgccggcgCCGAGGGGATCGGCCTGAAGCTCGCCCAGCTGCCCTTCGAACAATGCCGGCACTCCATCTGCACCATCGACTGCCAGCCCACGCCGTCCTTCCCGGGCGGCATCCTCGTCTTCGTCAGCGGCAACCTCCAGCTCGGCGGCGAGGAGCACCAGCTCAGGTTCAGCCAG ATGTTTCAGCTGGTGCCCAACCAGCAGGGAAGCTTCTTCGTGCAGAATGACATCTTCCGGCTCAACTACGGATAG